The following is a genomic window from Gallus gallus isolate bGalGal1 chromosome 14, bGalGal1.mat.broiler.GRCg7b, whole genome shotgun sequence.
GTAATATTTGTTGTATTTACAATGCACTTTCAGGCCACTGGATTAGATGCACTAAAAGAGCACTTAATAGTTATGCCCCACATGGAAAGATGAGGGGAAGGGCAGAAAGCTCACATATTCTTGAGGTATGAACACATCAACTCGCATGAGATGATAAAAGAGCATCACCACCTATCAGATCTGTAGCTGAGCGGCCTCAGGAAGCAGACAGCAGCCTATACTGCAGTCTGAGCCACAGAAACCCTCAAAGCTTCCAGGTCAGGCAGAGCACTCACTTTGTCTCCCATGAACGCACACCTTTCCCAGAATATGTGAAATGAAAGAGACTGAGCAATCCAAGCCACCTGGAATGAAACAGATAGAAGCTAAACGACATCATCACCAGCATCACCCAAAGCCAGTACACACATACCTACAAGGCCAGAAGTCTGAACACACAGatgagttttcttcttttgaggCATGActtcagccccccccccccccccccccccccacctgccTTCAGGTACAACCAACCCAACATTatccctgcagagctggacAGAGAGCACTGCAGTAGCCCAGTCCTGCTTCAGCACAATGGTGAGTGAACCACTGCTGGGTTCAGTGCTGGTCCTCCACACACTTCACGCAGCATAGCTCACAGCTAAATGCTGGCAAGGGATGAGGTTATTTGACAGCTCACAGCTTTCAGCAGGGCTTTTAACAGCCTCAGTCTCACCCCTGGTCTCCTATGCTTTTAAGCACAACGTACTTCGCAATAGAAAACGAACTTAAGGCTCCACAACACCCATTACCTACACCTCAAGCACCAGCCGAGGGTCCACGCACAAAACACTCCAGAGGAGCCGTCTCTACGGGCCAGTTCTGCAATCTCACCTCTGAGCGAAGCGGAGACGTTGTGCAGCACCTGGAGAACCGCGCCGCCCAGCACAGGGAAGTAGCGCTGCGGGAAGAACGCGGCGGGGCTGCGCCCCTGGAGGCCGTTGCCGACGAGGTCGGGCAGACACACGATCCTGCCCAGCAGCGCGTCGTGCCGCTCGACCGAGCCGGGCCGggagtgctgctggcacagctcacaGATGAGCGCGGCCAGGCGGCCCTGCCGCAGGAACTGCTCCAGCACCTCGGGCACCGCCGGCAGCCGCCAGCCGGGGCTGAAGGAGGAGAGCCGCGGTgagcgcccgccccgccccgccccaaGGAGCTGCGCACGCGGCTGCTGCGCCGCCACCGCCGCGACACCGCTGCGGGCACTGCCACTGCGGCCCCGAGGCGCCCCGACCCCGGACGTGCCCGCGGCTGGAGGTGGGGGGCGGGCAGCCCACGGCAGCGCTGGGGCTACgaggtccctcccagcccagcatCTCATGGATTCTGCCATCCCTAACGGCAACCCCGAGCTGCGCGGCACGGCCGCTCCGTGACCCCCCGGGAAGCCCCGCGCAACCCCCGCTCCCCTGCCCGGGTCCCGAGGCGCGGCACTGACCGCGGGGCCGCCAGGCTGTCGGTCAGCGCGCAGAAGGCGAGATCGGGCGGGCTCTCCAGGAAGAGGCTCCGCCACGGGCCGGCCGGCTcctccggccccgccgccaGGTTGCGCAGGAAGGCGCCGAGGCGCGCCCGCTCTCGCTCGCCGAGTGCCGCTGGATCCCCCGCCGCAGCCAGGGCCGCCCGCACGGCGCCCACCGCCTCCGCCCCAGGGCAGGGCCCGGCCCCGGCCGCCTGCAGGGCGCTCTCCAAGGCCGCCGCCATGATGGAGACCACGCCCACTTCCGATCGCCACGTGGTAGCCAATGGCGACGCCGGAAAAAGGCCCCGCCCATGCCGctcttaaaggcgcaggagccCTTATTCTCAAACCCTACTGCTTTATTCGATAGCCGCTCGTCCTACACAAGTACAAACACAACGTGGCCCCAAAGGCTACAAAGTTATACAAAAcgacacagaaataaagaaaaaacaacataaagacTTTATAGTATTGACTGTACAATAGGTGGTTCTTTGCGtttccccaggcagcagcacagcctcaaGCCTCCCTCTCTGCCTTGCAGTTTCCTTGCAGGGGTTGACAATCAGTTGCTAAGGGGAGATTTGTAAAAGCAGAAGCACTTGCATTGTTTCCTTAAGGGACCGAATAGGAAACTTACCAAAATCTTTAAGAAAAGGTGGTAGGAATCAATCAGGGCAGCAGCTACAAACCCGTTCTTAAGATTTCCAGCTTCTTTTCTAAAGTACAGTATTCAGCAGGCTGGACTGTCACTGTAGCATTCAACTGGTATACGCATTACAGGAGGTCAATATGCAGAAACTAATCATCATTTGGGAATGAGAATAAAGCAACAGCTCATTAAGGCTCAGATTTTGTAATCTGGACTCCACCCGCTCTGACAATCCTAGCAATTGGGTTCACTGCCTTCCTGTCCTATTCTGCAGCGTTTCCAAAACAGCTCAAGATTTACATGCTCATCTGTACAGCATGCTAAGCATTTAGAAATCATCAAGCAGCAGTCTGCTAACTGGAGAAAGGGGCTATCCAAACTTCTGGATAGATGAGATGTTGGTTTTatagcctttaaaaaaaaatttaaaaaaaaaaaagcatttttcaataATGTCAATTCAATACCAGGAAACTAGAAGCCCCACAGCAGAGGCTGTCTAATGGCCAGGAACTGTTGCTGTCTCCTCTCTGGTTACCTTCACTGCCAGGattctctctccccctctctccctttctcacCTAGACCCATTATAAAAAAGGTACAATATTTACTTTCATGgaatttaagttaaaaaataaaaagctgtccATTCTGTTTGCTTTATCGTGAAGAGTTTGAGCTGGAGCGGCTGCGATGGCGCCTTCGTCCGGGAGACCTCGACCGCGACCGCCGGCGAACAGGAGATCTGCGCCTGGGAGAGCGGGACCtagcagggaaggaggaagaacaCTTCTATCAGGAGGCACAGACAACAGCTCCAGCCGTGTCAGTTTATCTGCCACCTTTGCAATTCTGTTCCTTTCGCCCCCTCCAGAAAAATCTCATAAACCACTCTGAAAGAGATCCAACAAACAGCAAACTCCAGAAAGCAAAAGGGCAATCCAAACAGGGACATTCTAGCAGGAATTTTCTAACTATCATCCCTCTGCTTCAGAGCTTGAAAGACTGCTTCATATCCAAAGAATAGACAAGAATCTCATTTtctacttgtttgttttgtgtgaagTAGAAAATAAGTTCGTTCTACATCAGATTCTCCTTATTCTGAAAGGTTCAGGTGAAACTTTGGCTCCTGAAATATTGTTCAGTATTTACACAGGTCACACAGCACCACAGACACACTTCTCACAGGAAGCCCAACTCTAAAGAAGTAGTTGAGCTTCAAAATCTACAGTGCTACAATGAGTGTACAGCCACCAGTATGGCACCAAAGTTTCAGGCATGGAATATTAATGGAGCCTGATAGGACAGTGAAAGATGAGGGAAGCAAACACATCACCCAGCCCAGCATTTACCAGACTGCACTAAAAGGCATTTAATGGAGAAGCCATCAGCTGGTCCACATCAGGAATTGCATTACTAACTGTAAGAGTTTCAGCAGGTTTGCAAGATAGTGAATCTCACCCACATGCTGAAAATATCAATGTTAAGTTTTCTGGAGCCTGGAGTATTCAGGCAGCCCTGTCATACAACAGATGCACACATCAGGTCCCTCCTTGGGGTCACATGCACCTGACGCAGAGTAAAGCAATCCCCCTCATTTTCCCATTGAGGGAAAGGAGACACAAgggcttcagaaaaaaaaaaacctagagCAGGCTGCCAAGGGCATCCTGCCAGCCAGCCACAAGTCCATCCTCACTTCACctcaaagcactgcacagaaggGAACAGGCTGGGATCTAAACATTTCTGATAGACCACACAGCAGGTCAACTCTGACATTAAGCAATtaagaatcataggatggcctgggttgcaaaggaccacaatgctcattgagttccaaccccctgctatgtgcagggacgccaaccagaccaggctgcgcagagccacatccagcctggccttgaatgccgccagggatggggcatccacagcctccttgggcaacctgttcagtgcatcaccaccctctgggtgaaaaacttcctcctaatatccaacctgaacctcccttgtctcagtttaaaaccatttcctatggtcctatcactatccacccatgtaaacagttgtACCCtgtcctgtttatatgctcccttcaagtactggaaggccacaatgaggtctccctgaagccttctcttctccaagctaaacaagcccagttccctcaacctttcaaGAAGGTGAATCTGAGTTCAAGTGATGCCCAGAAggtggtttgtttgttcttgtttgttgttgttatttttgttttttttttaaactgtcatTTGGAGGGAAAGATCAAGTCCAATGAAATGAAGCTGTCCTCGTGCTGGGACTTCATGATAAATTCTTGTAACGCTGAGAAGGAAATAAGAACTGTCACAGCTCTCACCTTCTCCTCATGCGAGGGGGTGACCTACGCCACATGGGTGGTGGTGGCAGCATCCTCCTGGGTGGGCTGAAGCGCCGAGGAGGCGGTCTGGGTCGCGGTGCCAGTACAGCTGTGGCAGTGATCTCCTGCCCATCAATCTGCCCTGTTCAGAAAGTCACAAAAATAAGGTAAGCGTTTTCCAGCACCAACAAATCAAGCGACAGCGATTCACAGCTCTGTCACAAGCAACACAACCCTGCACTCCTATTTCCACCACACACTCTGAAGTTACGCTGACCAAATCACATACACACCGGACTTCTTAGCCAAGTATCCCACCAGATGTTGATCAGGAAGGATTTTCACagaaatttaaatgattttcagtttggaaaaaaagcatcGTTTTAAcagttctttatttattttttcaatctGTCCTGAAACCATACAAAAGCCAAAGCCTTTTGGGCTGAAAACAGAATGACAGCATGTCACATCAGTTCCCCAAAAGGTACCCCATAATCTCATTTTCACATCAAATCCACCTGCTCCAAAGATTTCTTTCAAAGCACCCGGCCTCCTTGCAGCATTTGACACCTACCTCCATCCATGTGTTTCAGGGCTTTCTCAGCATCATCTGGGTTCTCAAACTCCACATAAGCATAGCCTTTAGAGAGGTGTGGATTTAGCCTGTCAACTGGCATGTCAATCATTTTAATCTTTCCATAAGTGGAAAAAATTTCCATGATGTGATCCTGCCAAGAAAGAGCAGAACTTAAGGATGTATGGCACTCTCACAGAGCAGGTCTGGCTGCTACAGAGCACACAGCACTCAACCAGCTTTAAATTAATGCCACCTGCAGGAGATACATTCCACTTATCAGGTGTGGACGCTGGGATTACCACATCCTCTACAGATATCTATGCCTATTTCACTTCAGATCATTCCAGACCTTAACAGATTTACTGGCTGAACATCATCACAGGCTACAAAAGCTGCACTAGTGTAAAAACGTTCCTGGGGACCTTAGTAAAGTAAAGCAGTGTCCTCAGTTAGAAAATCTTAAGGtacaattcttatttttttttaaatagcattttttcaGTACCCTAAACTTGTATCTCTGCAGACTTCAAACTACATTCTAGCAAAGACAACTCCAGCCAGACCAGCTCTCCTGGAGCTCCTTTTTGTGAACCCCCAGATGTCCATAATGCCTCCCAGGTGATTTCTACTGTTGTACTGACTTCTACAGCTTTCTTCCTAGGAAGGTGAAGTACAAGCTCTGGGGTACCAATAAAGCACACAGAACTTTTAACACTACTGAATCTCAAAAGCCTGCGCTTAATTTGACTCAGGGAAGTTCTACTGAAGCATTCCTCACTCACCAATTTGGACACAAAGCAAGAATTTCCAACAGCAATGCTCTGGCAGCAGtccagcaacaaaacaaacattgaaggctttaaaaaaagcaaccaacacATGGCCACAAAAGGTGCACCTGCTTGGCATTACAGGAAAGCGTGCTATTACCTTGGTGACATTTCTAGTGAGCCTCCCAACATGCACTTTTGTAGGTCTGGGTGATGGGCTGCGCCGCTTCCGCTCCTTTTCATCTCTCTTGGGTGGCTTGGACCTGATTTTGacatgaaaacatttccagttttcagggaaaacaagaagaaCTAGAAGCCAATCCCTAgcacatgatttaaaaaaaaaaaaagtaccattTTTCTTGTAGAGGTAGCTTTTTTCTTAAGACATTAGAAGTAAGGAATTGCTAGGGTGGTCGTTGTGTTCCACTTAGAAACACTCTAAGATTTCTATTTGCCTTGTCTGCTTTTGCTTTAGAACCTTCTGGAATTAAAGGAgcttttttaaatatatattagaGAAAGATTAGCTAGGGTTACAAATTTAAATTTACTAGGTATTTACTCAAACTTGTTGCTAGCATTAAGAATTCTGTAGTTGCAGGAACAAAAATCATCATGTAACAACAATTAAAGAGGCAAAAGGAGGACAGAAGCACCAAGCATAGCACAACCAAACAAATAATGGATCTAGTGACCTGtgcttctttgtcttctgttcaCTATAGAAGGTAAGAAACATCATAtctgaattatttaaataactgTGTGTTACAATTTGCTTGcagacttttaaaattacaagccagtttgtaaagagaaaaaagaaaacaaacaccaaaaagaaaaccccaaatctGAGCATGCAGAACATCTGTACTTGTGCTTCTTCCAAATCTTGCTGTCCATAAATTGCAGGATACACAAAGCAAACTGGATTATAATGTTGTACTTGATATTAATTAGCCTGCCACAATCTAAATGATTATTTACAGAAttatccaaaggaaaaaaaacatgtggGCATTCCAACAGTTTGACTGCTACCCTTACAGAAAAATACTTGCATTGGTCCCCCTCACTTCTATTATTTTTACAGGTGTAAGAATATAAACACACATGCCTATCCACCATTTTCAGTTCCAACTTCTGTCAGTCTTGACTACAAATTACAGGACATATATGAAGACCTTTACTGTCATCTTGGGCCCCATTTTCCCATTCTAGTAGGTAAGCACTGACTAAAACTGCCTCCACAAAATATAGCATGTAACAATCATCCctaaaaaaagaactttttcaTCTTTAATCTCCACAAGGCATCTGTTTTGACTGCTATCAAAAGGAACATGCCTATTCTAACAAAATTCACATTTCTAAGTTACGGAGAAAGCAAACCATCCTTGGCAAAAATCTGTTTGATCACAACCTTGTATTGTACAAGGAAGTTAACCTGTTTTCTGGGGATTCCTAAAAGACAAACAGAACTCACTTGGAGCGGGACCGCCTCCTGTTGTCATGTCTCCGTCGGGACGGACTGGGGGAtccagaggagctgctggaacTGGAACTGCGTGAGGTGCTGGAGCTCCCAGAGCGGCTGGAGGCAGAAGAGGAGCTCGAGCCACTGCTGGAACCAGTGCTGGAACTGGATCCTGAGCTGGAAGTGGAGCTGGAGCGGGACCTggtaagggaagaaaaatgtgagtgGAATACCCAGAAAAAGAATGGCTGATAATCTTCTCCTGATAGACAGACAGCAACTGCAAGTTCGAGCAATGAAAACTGACTCTGCATAGTTCACTAATTCAACCACACCTCACAAAGGCCAAAACCCCTTCATTTAATCACTTCACTGTGACCAACGCAATTCAAAGCTTGCATAAGTCCGAGCCATGGGGAATTCAGCAAAAGGTGGCTCTGAAGACACGTATTTGTTACTGCCTGTAATGGTAGCTACCTGGTGCTGCTACTCCCACTGGAAGCACTGCGCCTTTTGCGCGTCTTGTCCCGACCACGATCCTTTTCACCCGATTCCTTAGTGGCTGCTTTGTCCTTGGATCGGTCCTTTGATTTCTCTTCAGACCTATCCTTGCGTTTGGTTGGTGAGGGAGCCCTTCAAGAATACATGGCAGAAGGGATTGTTTAATatggaaaacacaaaagaaCGGAAAACCACACTCAAACAAGGAACAgaacagcaacacaaaacatTGAACTTCAAATGTAACTGAAGATTACTGTAAGAGCAGAGTTAAAGCATCAGGTAAGTCTGGGCTTtttagaaaaaaggaaaatgttttacattGCAGAGTAGCAGCTCTGAGGACAAAAGCTACAGCATACAGAAACTGTCATATGTAAGTTCACCCAAAGAGATATATTTCCAACTCCTTTCCCTCACTGGGAAAGCCCCAGTACCCTACAACATCCCCACTTCCATGAGGCCTTGAAAATTTGGAAAGATTACCCAGTGCTgaacttattattattttctttgagtCCTAGcaaacttctctttttcattcccATTAACTTCATTTCCCCTTCAGAGGTGTCCAAAGCAGCACCAAATGGGCCTCATTTGTGTCAAATCTCAGTTCTAACTCCTCAATTCTGAGAAGTCACCCCTAATTGAGAGCAACAGACTCTAAAGACCAGCCAAGAAACAAGGTAAGAGCGTTCAGAAACAAGAGATGGACAGACACAGAACAGCAGacctgctgtgcagcagtggcagcatACCAGAGGATAAGTGAGCTCTCCagggcactgcagccctgcagtgccatGTAACTGCATGGCAGTTACAGCCAGCCCCTGGGCCAGCTCACACCTTCATGGCATGCAGACTTCTATGCGTGTATAAAGTTACATATTCTGATATTCACAGAAGTACAAAGGATCCTCGCTATGCACTCCCACAGAGGACGTTCATCTCCTACACAAGATGCACATGCAGCTCCTGCCTCTTGACAACATCCTCATCTCCAGAGGAGCAAGCTCTGGTTTCCTCTAAAGTCACTCTAAGCTGCAGAACATACGCTTGGCAGGAAGAGATGGCTGCTGAGTAATGATGCAGGCTGGTTTGTTTAGCAACAGAGATCAGTATATTAGTTTGAGGAGCAATATATTAGTGTAGCGAAAGGAATCAATGAGTGCTAgtcctgctttgctttgtgtgtgaTCAGCCTTGTTTTCTCTTAATTCCACTTCACAAGCAGCACTGGAGTCATGACAGACTACTGATCTCCATTTCACCAAGTGCAAGGATGCTTTCCTTGGATTTTCACACACATTGTTTTGGAAGTTGCTCATTATGGCCTAACAAGCAATGGAAGTTTGCAAAATTGGGGAAAAACAGCTACAGGTCAACCAAAAGTCTCAGTGATGAAACCAGTGGTGGGAGAATGGGCATAAAGTAAGTGGGCGTACAACCACCCACAATGCAACTGCACATGCCCAGAGGGACACAAACAGAGGGACTTTAATgagttcttggaaaagaatgaatatgtgTGCCAGTGTGCTGCATATGTATGTATTAACTGTTTACATGTAGAACCTGAGCTCTGAGAGATCAATTCCAGACATTTCCTATGAGAGGGCTGCATCTATCACATACTCTGTGACATCTAAACatgctgctgcattttgcttCTTCTATCTGCATCACAAAGCTGCCTccacatatattttaataaccTTGAAAAGAACTTGGCAGATACATTTTGGTGTGAAACCTATTATCTACCCACACAAAAAACATTTGGGaaacaaagaatcatagaatggtctgggttgaaaagaaccacaatgctcatccagttccaacccctgctatgtgcagagttgccaaccagcagcccaggctgcccagagccacatccagcctggccttgaatgcctccagggatggggcatccacagcctccttgggcaacctgttccaatgcataACCACcccctgagtgaaaaacttcctcctaatatccaacctgaacctcccttgtctcagtataaaaccattccctcttgtcctatcattatcaaCTCTTGTAAACAtccattctccctcctgtttatacagaATGGAGACGAGCATCTCTGAACTGCCAGCATCATCAGCAGAGGCATTACAAAGTCACCATACTGCACAATGCTGGTGCACCAACAGCTGCATCAAAGGCAAAATTAGCTAACAAGGTCTTGTTGCTTCTGGTGTCTGGTTCTGACCACCACCCACTTGATTCTCTACACTGCATTGACACTCAGGTTTGGGAAGAGATCGCTACTGAAGAGCTGAACTCACATTCCTGATTTTCAGCTTCACAGTTTTCCCTAATGCATCAACCACAAAAGCAACACAAACGGATGCAGACCCAGCTCCCCACGGCTAGGATACACCC
Proteins encoded in this region:
- the RNPS1 gene encoding RNA-binding protein with serine-rich domain 1 isoform X1, encoding MAPSPTKRKDRSEEKSKDRSKDKAATKESGEKDRGRDKTRKRRSASSGSSSTRSRSSSTSSSGSSSSTGSSSGSSSSSASSRSGSSSTSRSSSSSSSSGSPSPSRRRHDNRRRSRSKSKPPKRDEKERKRRSPSPRPTKVHVGRLTRNVTKDHIMEIFSTYGKIKMIDMPVDRLNPHLSKGYAYVEFENPDDAEKALKHMDGGQIDGQEITATAVLAPRPRPPPRRFSPPRRMLPPPPMWRRSPPRMRRRSRSPRRRSPVRRRSRSRSPGRRRHRSRSSSNSSR
- the RNPS1 gene encoding RNA-binding protein with serine-rich domain 1 isoform X2, whose product is MKLMGMKKRSLLGLKENNNKFSTGAPSPTKRKDRSEEKSKDRSKDKAATKESGEKDRGRDKTRKRRSASSGSSSTRSRSSSTSSSGSSSSTGSSSGSSSSSASSRSGSSSTSRSSSSSSSSGSPSPSRRRHDNRRRSRSKSKPPKRDEKERKRRSPSPRPTKVHVGRLTRNVTKDHIMEIFSTYGKIKMIDMPVDRLNPHLSKGYAYVEFENPDDAEKALKHMDGGQIDGQEITATAVLAPRPRPPPRRFSPPRRMLPPPPMWRRSPPRMRRRSRSPRRRSPVRRRSRSRSPGRRRHRSRSSSNSSR